From a single Brassica napus cultivar Da-Ae chromosome C9, Da-Ae, whole genome shotgun sequence genomic region:
- the LOC106364769 gene encoding uncharacterized protein LOC106364769 → MNLRSRCLTNLVPPVEDIKALERQIARRRREEEQQAHLDRLGFVMEQHHNQPQEGEAIGQGAANLRPQHPQRQTRAIGTYDQPNIHGNRMGIRAPAVENNNFEIKSGLINMIENNKFHGLALEDPLDHLDRFDKYCGLSKTNGVSEDAFKLRLFPFFLGDKAHTWEKNISSDSITTWDECKKAFLTKFFSTSRTAKLRNEISGFQQKNLESFGEAYERFRSYLNRCPHHGFTKESLLSTFYRGVLPKYRSRLDTASNGFFLGRNETEAEELVQNMVQSDSVYNDEHDRSNRGSGGDDSNTKRELKALQDKMDLLLMDRAKQEKVNYVGDQKQEEVAILTEVDGLEGQEELCFVNANGTWYKKEPNFQYNNYQQKPFYNNNQQGGYQARQNYSQGFAPKGNQSTQGQAGSSTSAPQESSTEQMLKQILESQTRSEKHIGYELKNLHNKVDGGYNDLNNKFSNLASNFKALENQFASMSSNSKRPMGSLPGTSEQNPKETMKSIILRSGKQLPPRTLIRDNENQDGEVVINVDDDVVIVDEKTNEDILEKIVEAKGKGKIGEEKKVENKNEIGTSTKEAPFIPPPYEAKLPFPGRFKRQLLEQYKALFENQMSEVQITMPIIDAFMLVPQYSKFLKDAATKKKKEMEGMVVLTHEFSAIIQRLTIPKKLEDPGSFTLPCAIGKLTFQKCLCDLGASVSLMPLSIAKRIGFTQYKKCRLSLVLADR, encoded by the coding sequence atgaacttgaggagcagatGCCTAACAAACCTAGTTCCACCAGTTGAAGACATTAAAGCACTTGAGAGGCAGATcgcaaggagaagaagagaagaagagcaacaggctcacctAGACAGATTGGGATTTGTGATGGAACAACATCATAATCAGCCTCAAGAAGGAGAGGCCATTGGCCAAGGAGCTGCAAACCTTCGGCCACAACACCCACAGAGACAAACTAGAGCCATTGGCACCTATGATCAGCCTAATATCCATGGGAACAGGATGGGCATTAGAGCACCAGCTGTagagaacaacaactttgagatcaaatctgGTTTGATCAACATGATAGAGAACAACAAATTTCATGGTCTTGCTTTGGAAGATCCACTTGATCATTTGGACAGATTTGACAAATACTGTGGTTTGTCCAAAACCAATGGTGTTTCGGAAGATGCTTTCAAGCTGAGACTGTTTCCATTTTTCTTGGGAGACAAAGCCCACACATGGGAGAAGAACATTTCAagtgactctatcaccacttgggatgaatgTAAGAAAGCTTTCCtcaccaagttcttctctacttcaaggacTGCCAAGCTAAGGAATGAAATATCTGGATTTCAACAAAAGAATCTTGAAAGCTTTGGGGAAGCATATGAGAGGTTCAGAAGCTACTTAAACAGATGTCCACAccatggcttcaccaaagaGAGCCTGcttagtactttctacagaggtgTCCTACCAAAGTATAGAAGCCGGCTTGATACCGCCAGCAATGGATTCTTCCTAGGACGAAATGAAACAGAGGCCGAGGAACTTGTACAGAACATGGTTCAGAGTGATTCAGTCTACAATGATGAGCATGATAGGAGCAACAGAGGCAGTGGGGGTGATGACTCCAACACAAAGAGAGAGTTGAAGGCTTTACAAGACAAGATGGATCTACTTCTTATGGACAGAGCCAAACAAGAGAAAGTGAACTATGTTGGTGACCAGAAACAAGAAGAGGTAGCTATTCTTACTGAAGTTGATGGTCTAGAAGGTCAAGAAGAGTTGTGCTTTGTAAATGCTAATGGAACATGGTACAAAAAGGAAcctaactttcagtacaacaactatcaACAAAAGCCCttctacaacaacaaccaaCAAGGTGGTTACCAAGCTAGACAAAACTACTCTCAAGGTTTCGCCCCTAAAGGAAATCAGTCTACACAAGGACAAGCCGGATCCTCTACATCTGCCCCACAAGAAAGTAGCACTGAACAAATGTTGAAACAAATATTGGAATCTcaaactagaagtgagaagcacatTGGGTATGAGCTAAAAAACCTTCATAACAAAGTTGATGGAGGCTACAATGatctcaacaacaaattctcaaaTCTTGCTTCCAACTTCAAagctttggagaaccagtttgcctCTATGAGTAGTAACTCCAAACGTCCTATGGGATCACTTCCCGGAACTTCCGAGCAGAACCCCAAGGAGACAATGAAATCCATAATCCTAAGGAGTGGTAAACAATTGCCTCCTAGAACTCTCATTAGGGATAATGAGAACCAAGACGGGGAGGTGGTCATCAATGTGGATGATGATGTGGttattgttgatgagaaaaccAATGAAGATATCTTAGAGAAGATAGTTGAAGCTAAAGGGAAAGGAAAGAttggagaagaaaagaaagttgAGAACAAAAATGAAATCGGAACTTCAACAAAAGAAGCTCCGTTCATTCCTCCGCCATATGAAGCAAAACTTCCTTttcctggtagattcaagaggcaacTTTTGGAGCAATACAAGGCCTTGTTTGAAAaccaaatgagtgaagttcagatTACCATGCCCATTATTGACGCCTTCATGCTAGTgcctcaatacagcaagttcctcAAGGATGCTGccaccaagaagaagaaagagatggaagggATGGTAGTTCTCACCCATGAATTCAGTGCCATTATACAACGGTTAACCATCCCCAAGAAGCTTGAAGATCCAGGAAgtttcacactaccttgtgccaTTGGGAAATTGACTTTTCAGAAGTGTCTATgtgatttgggagcaagtgtGAGTCTTATGCCTCTCTCCATTGCTAAAAGGATTGGGTTTACAcaatacaagaagtgtagactctctcttgTGCTAGCCGACCGCTAA
- the LOC125575648 gene encoding putative fatty acyl-CoA reductase 7 isoform X1: MESNRVKFLENKTLLVTGASGFLAKVFVERVLSLQPNVKRLYLLVRASGKKSAEQRLHSEVFEKDLFRVLRNNIGDETLNALISEKVVPVPGDTSLHNMGVSDSNLVQDMMQEIDIVFHAAATTRFDERYDVALRINTFGALNVLNFAKKCVKAKLLLHVSTAYVCGERSGLIQEIPFAMGETLHRKNKVDINIEMQLVEQKSKQFVEQGCSEEETKHAMRDLGLKRAKLFGLPNTYAFTKVMGEMFLGHYRENMSIVIIRPTMITSTFSDPFPGWIEGVKTLDTAILSYGKGMLTCFLIDQKAACDIIPIDMVANAMIATAAEHFNDSGSHTVYHVASSYRNPIIYKQIANIMNRYFKKSPLLGRSGMPIVPKDLVLLSTMAMFRLYMGLRFKLPLQVHLQIAREIDFSLRMLGLLSITFPSQFGDKYQHHNRKFKMAMRLVKIYEPYLLFKGIFDDKNLETLRIKNEAKERNDIPGFSPKFIDWEDYFINTHIPGLVTHVLNK, from the exons ATGGAATCAAATCGTGTTAAGTTTCTTGAGAACAAGACCTTGCTCGTCACTGGCGCTTCTGGTTTCCTCGCTAAAG tTTTCGTGGAGCGAGTTCTGAGTTTGCAACCAAACGTGAAGAGGCTTTACCTCCTCGTAAGAGCATCTGGTAAGAAATCCGCGGAACAACGGTTACACAGTGAG GTTTTCGAGAAAGATTTGTTTAGGGTGTTAAGAAACAATATTGGTGATGAAACTTTAAACGCCCTAATCTCGGAAAAGGTTGTTCCTGTTCCAGGCGACACATCACTACACAATATGGGAGTGAGTGACTCTAATCTTGTACAAGATATGATGCAAGAGATCGACATTGTTTTCCATGCAGCTGCCACCACAAGATTTGACGAAAG ATACGATGTTGCACTTCGGATCAACACATTTGGAGCACTCAATGTCCTTAACTTTGCTAAGAAGTGTGTGAAAGCAAAATTGCTTCTCCATGTCTCAACTG CTTATGTTTGTGGGGAAAGATCGGGACTTATACAAGAGATACCTTTTGCAATGGGAGAAACTCTTCACAGAAAAAACAAGGTAGATATCAATATCGAAATGCAACTGGTAGAGCAAAAATCGAAACAATTCGTTGAACAAGGTTGTtcagaagaagaaactaaaCATGCTATGAGAGATCTTGGGTTGAAAAG GGCAAAGCTTTTTGGATTGCCAAATACATATGCCTTCACCAAAGTAATGGGAGAGATGTTTCTTGGACACTATAGAGAAAACATGTCTATTGTAATAATACGCCCCACAATGATCACAAGCACTTTCTCGGACCCATTTCCCGGTTGGATTGAAGGCGTCAA AACTTTAGACACTGCGATTCTATCATACGGAAAGGGAATGCTTACCTGTTTTCTAATTGATCAAAAAGCAGCATGTGATATA ATACCCATTGACATGGTGGCAAATGCAATGATCGCGACCGCAGCCGAACACTTCAATGATTCAGGAAGTCATACAGTTTACCATGTCGCCTCATCTTATCGGAATCCAATAATATATAAGCAAATTGCTAATATTATGAATCGTTATTTCAAGAAAAGCCCTCTGCTCGGTCGCAGTGGTATGCCTATAGTACCAAAAGATTTAGTACTTTTATCCACAATGGCTATGTTCCGTCTCTACATGGGCCTTCGCTTTAAACTACCTTTGCAGGTACATTTACAAATCGCACGTGAAATAGATTTTTCTCTACGA atGTTGGGATTACTTAGCATAACTTTCCCATCACAATTTGGAGATAAATATCAACATCACAACCGTAAATTTAAGATGGCCATGAGATTGGTGAAAATTTATGAGCCTTATCTACTCTTCAAGGGCAT ATTCGATGATAAAAACCTGGAAACATTACGAATCAAGAATGAAGCCAAAGAGAGGAACGACATACCCGGGTTCAGCCCCAAATTCATTGATTGGGAAGATTATTTTATCAATACACATATCCCTGGCCTCGTTACACACGttctaaataaataa
- the LOC125575648 gene encoding putative fatty acyl-CoA reductase 7 isoform X2, producing MESNRVKFLENKTLLVTGASGFLAKVFVERVLSLQPNVKRLYLLVRASGKKSAEQRLHSEVFEKDLFRVLRNNIGDETLNALISEKVVPVPGDTSLHNMGVSDSNLVQDMMQEIDIVFHAAATTRFDERYDVALRINTFGALNVLNFAKKCVKAKLLLHVSTAYVCGERSGLIQEIPFAMGETLHRKNKVDINIEMQLVEQKSKQFVEQGCSEEETKHAMRDLGLKRAKLFGLPNTYAFTKVMGEMFLGHYRENMSIVIIRPTMITSTFSDPFPGWIEGVKTLDTAILSYGKGMLTCFLIDQKAACDIIPIDMVANAMIATAAEHFNDSGSHTVYHVASSYRNPIIYKQIANIMNRYFKKSPLLGRSGMPIVPKDLVLLSTMAMFRLYMGLRFKLPLQMLGLLSITFPSQFGDKYQHHNRKFKMAMRLVKIYEPYLLFKGIFDDKNLETLRIKNEAKERNDIPGFSPKFIDWEDYFINTHIPGLVTHVLNK from the exons ATGGAATCAAATCGTGTTAAGTTTCTTGAGAACAAGACCTTGCTCGTCACTGGCGCTTCTGGTTTCCTCGCTAAAG tTTTCGTGGAGCGAGTTCTGAGTTTGCAACCAAACGTGAAGAGGCTTTACCTCCTCGTAAGAGCATCTGGTAAGAAATCCGCGGAACAACGGTTACACAGTGAG GTTTTCGAGAAAGATTTGTTTAGGGTGTTAAGAAACAATATTGGTGATGAAACTTTAAACGCCCTAATCTCGGAAAAGGTTGTTCCTGTTCCAGGCGACACATCACTACACAATATGGGAGTGAGTGACTCTAATCTTGTACAAGATATGATGCAAGAGATCGACATTGTTTTCCATGCAGCTGCCACCACAAGATTTGACGAAAG ATACGATGTTGCACTTCGGATCAACACATTTGGAGCACTCAATGTCCTTAACTTTGCTAAGAAGTGTGTGAAAGCAAAATTGCTTCTCCATGTCTCAACTG CTTATGTTTGTGGGGAAAGATCGGGACTTATACAAGAGATACCTTTTGCAATGGGAGAAACTCTTCACAGAAAAAACAAGGTAGATATCAATATCGAAATGCAACTGGTAGAGCAAAAATCGAAACAATTCGTTGAACAAGGTTGTtcagaagaagaaactaaaCATGCTATGAGAGATCTTGGGTTGAAAAG GGCAAAGCTTTTTGGATTGCCAAATACATATGCCTTCACCAAAGTAATGGGAGAGATGTTTCTTGGACACTATAGAGAAAACATGTCTATTGTAATAATACGCCCCACAATGATCACAAGCACTTTCTCGGACCCATTTCCCGGTTGGATTGAAGGCGTCAA AACTTTAGACACTGCGATTCTATCATACGGAAAGGGAATGCTTACCTGTTTTCTAATTGATCAAAAAGCAGCATGTGATATA ATACCCATTGACATGGTGGCAAATGCAATGATCGCGACCGCAGCCGAACACTTCAATGATTCAGGAAGTCATACAGTTTACCATGTCGCCTCATCTTATCGGAATCCAATAATATATAAGCAAATTGCTAATATTATGAATCGTTATTTCAAGAAAAGCCCTCTGCTCGGTCGCAGTGGTATGCCTATAGTACCAAAAGATTTAGTACTTTTATCCACAATGGCTATGTTCCGTCTCTACATGGGCCTTCGCTTTAAACTACCTTTGCAG atGTTGGGATTACTTAGCATAACTTTCCCATCACAATTTGGAGATAAATATCAACATCACAACCGTAAATTTAAGATGGCCATGAGATTGGTGAAAATTTATGAGCCTTATCTACTCTTCAAGGGCAT ATTCGATGATAAAAACCTGGAAACATTACGAATCAAGAATGAAGCCAAAGAGAGGAACGACATACCCGGGTTCAGCCCCAAATTCATTGATTGGGAAGATTATTTTATCAATACACATATCCCTGGCCTCGTTACACACGttctaaataaataa